The Oryctolagus cuniculus chromosome 4, mOryCun1.1, whole genome shotgun sequence genomic sequence ACAatgcaatgcaaataaaaagaaaggcaatCTGAGGTTATATAATTACAGGGCTACTAGAAGCTATCAACCAGATTAGACCATTTAATTAGAACACTAGCATGGCCTTTGAAGAGGCTATAATCATTTTTCATCTTGGAAGCATTTTGTTCCTAGGTATGCaaactcattaaaaataataattataactaAAAGTCCTTTACTAAGAGCTTGGACCCTTTGGTAAgtaagaaaaacaatttaaaagaatttatagacTTTAAATTATTCTGTTATATGGAAATGAGATCATCTGTCATGTTAACCACACCCACTAAGAGTAGAAAAACATTCTGGGAAGCCAGAGACATGGACATTCAGGAAAATCATCTTTGGTATCAAACCAACTCACCACCCTTGATACCATGAGCTACTATGGCAGCTACTATGGAGGCTACGGCTATGGAGGCTTCAGTGGCCCAAGCTGTGGCTATGGAGGTTATGGAAATGGCTCTGGCTGTGGAAGCTTCAGATATGGCTACTGTTGCCCATCATTTTATGGAGGCTATGGCTTCCCTGCCTTCTACTAAAAACTTACACATTCTCATGTTGTTACAATATCTGTTCTCTTGCCCATATGCTTCAGTAATATGAATGCTTTTCTCAGGGTAGAGAAAATATAATTTGTGGACTCATTTTCCAAAAGGAGGTAGCCATCCAATATTCTAGAACCCAGTATCTTTCCATTGAATCAGGGTTTCACCTATTAATATTTAGTAATATCTGTTGTAACCATGTGTAACCTGTACTTTAAAATAGcttttattaaatatgtataattgaCATAACAAACATGtcttaattatttaatttcaatGTTGGTTTTATTGTTCCTTAATTagagtgtttttttaagatttatttatttatttgaaaggcacagagttaCTTGAataggggaggagagagagagagaaagagggagagagaaagagaaagagagagaatcttccatctgatgcttcaatacccaaatggccacaaaggccagtgctgggccaggaaacagaagcctctgtgtctctcacatgagtagcagTGGCCcgagcaattgggccatcttctgttgttttcccagtcactttttcagggaactggattggatgtggagtatCTGGGACAGGAATCCGCACCTACATTGGATGGCATTGTCACAGGGGGAggcttaggctgctgcctgctatgccacaatgctggcccctgaattagTGCTTTGATTCAAGAATGTGTTGATACAATAAACTTTACCTAAATTACAAGTGAATTCACTGTCTGTCTCCATGTCCTGGAAATTGTTTTAAGTGCTTAGGATATAGAACAATAAGATGGATAGGAACACTGTATACTTTTAAGTgtcttactttttatttgtttccagtgGCTTTTgtgttattttgctttttatatgATTCTGTAAACTAGTACTTTTAAGCCTTGATTTTAAATAATAACTAGTTACAACAATTATTCCAATGAATGTGTTTCTGTTTGACATTTATTATTGAAGGACTAAAACTATGgcaaagaaaatgcatttttttatctttttttttttttacaggtagagtggacagtgagagagagagagagagagagagagagaggtcttccttttccattgtttcacaccccccaaatggccgctgtggccagcgcactgtgctgaactgaagccaggagccaagtgcttctcctggtctcccatgcgggtgcagggcacaagcacttagaccatcctccactgcactcccgagccatagcagagagctggacagaagaggagcaaccaggacagaatctggcaccctgaccgggactaaaacccggggtgctgacgctgcaggcggaggattagcctattgagccgcggcactggccagaaaatgcatttaatttaatttaattttaattaattcctctaataaatttttaattactaTGAAGCATCTTTTTGTAGTTTGCAGTGgtataatgaaatatttcagcAGATATATACAATGTAAACCAATTATAACATGCAACTAGCCCTTCTAGTAGCTTTATCTCAGATTACAGTTaccggggctggcactatggcatagtgagtaaagctgctgcctgcagtgttggcgtcccatatgggcaccagtttgagtcctggctgctccacttctgatccagctctctgctatggcctgggagagcagtagaagagggcccaagtgtttgggcctctgcacccacgtgggagacctgaaagaagctcctggcttcagatcagctaagttgcagccgttgcagccatttggggagtgaaccattggttggaaaacattctctctctctgtgtgtctctctctgcctctctgtaaatctgcctttctaataaataaataaatcttttaaaaaaaaaaaaagattagagttATCCTAATCTTCTGTGGAACTCTAGAACCCAGCACCTACACCTGAATGTCTTTTGTACTTATTACATCCCCTCGATTCTTCCACCATTCACTGCCTCTAATAAGCACTATTTTAGATTTGTATTTACTATCTAGacagatatatagataaatagatagattttTAAGTTccacatatgaaaaaaatatgtggCATTTTTCTTCCTATGTCTGACTTATGTCAATTAACACAATGATTTTCAAgtcccttcattttgttgcaaatgtcaattccattctttttttttttttgaagatttttatttatttatttatttgagaggtagagtta encodes the following:
- the LOC127482988 gene encoding keratin-associated protein 19-5-like, with the protein product MSYYGSYYGGYGYGGFSGPSCGYGGYGNGSGCGSFRYGYCCPSFYGGYGFPAFY